A window of the Miscanthus floridulus cultivar M001 chromosome 14, ASM1932011v1, whole genome shotgun sequence genome harbors these coding sequences:
- the LOC136505630 gene encoding tapetal oleosin GRP-16-like, with translation MRTWLESHVRFGVSRLGPGSSWGGRASADPGRVLAGGRRLGPGRRRGRAGGVRGLAAGGAGRAASGAWPPEGQGGRRRRGRAGGVRGLAAGGAGRAASEGPGGRRLGPGRRRGRAWPAGGRGVETGEREREQRRRVRAASGAGAGAEAARAGG, from the coding sequence atgagaacCTGGCTGGAGTCGCACGTCAGATTTGGGGTGAGCCGTCTGGGGCCTGGCAGCTCCTGGGGCGGGCGGGCGTCGGCAGATCCTGGCCGGGTGTTGGCGGGCGGGCGGCGCCTGGGGCCTGGCCGTCGGAGGGGCCGGGCGGGCGGCGTCCGGGGCCTGGCCGCCGGAGGGGCCGGGCGGGCGGCGTCCGGGGCCTGGCCACCGGAGGGGCAGGGCGGGCGGCGTCGGAGGGGCCGGGCGGGCGGCGTCCGGGGCCTGGCCGCCGGAGGGGCAGGGCGGGCGGCGTCAGAGGGGCCGGGCGGGCGGCGTCTGGGGCCTGGCCGCCGGAGGGGGCGGGCCTGGCCGGCGGGGGGCAGGGGTGTGGAGACGGGCGAGCGGGAGCgcgagcagcggcggcgcgtGCGGGCGGCGTctggagcgggagcgggagcagAGGCGGCGCGTGCGGGCGGGTGA
- the LOC136505631 gene encoding uncharacterized protein, whose translation MLMPGVPHHQGSASLSKYKKTYEAAHGGQPIGQLMAYALAHMGPAKSNIEYNPDAGPEAYTNSSVHTRLSSYTEASRLVHESDYDPWTEERLDPELVMRIGQGKKHGRFYMGDGILETGCTPPLNRLRAASTSSSVPISQRPTAVASIQAELQQLRDQQKSLLAEREAERAERESERQRVQALEAQQDGLLKFMQQLGQQHGWEIPAELLAPPPPYRRESTPHQSGAASNHVEGSPASNVGPSPPGPSPGSHAGASHPSQSP comes from the exons AtgctgatgccaggtgtacctcaccatcagggcagcgccAGCCTCAGCAAATACAAAaagacatat gaggcggcgcacggtggccagccaattggccaactcaTGGCATATGCTCTGGCCCACATGGGCCCGGCAAAGTCCAACATCGAGTACAACCCGGATGCTGGcccagaggcgtacaccaactccagcgtccacacccgcctcagtTCGTACACGGAGGCGTCAAGGTTAGTCCACGAGTCGGACTACGATCCGTggaccgaggagcgccttgatcctgagctagtgatgaggattgggcaaggcaagaagcatgggcggttctacaTGGGCGACGGCATCCTCGAGACGGGCTGTACTCCTCCTCTCAACCGTCtacgagcagcgagcacgagctctagcgtgcccataagCCAACGGCCGACAGCGGTGGCTtcaatccag gccgagctgcagcaaCTTCGGGATCAGCAAAAGAGTTTGCTGGCTGAGCGGGaggctgagcgggccgagcgggagtcCGAGCGTCAGAGGGTacaagctttggaggcccagcaagATGGTTTGCTCAAGTTCATGCAACAACTTGGGCAGCAACATGGTTGGGAGATCCCAGCAGAGctgcttgcaccaccaccaccatatcgtcgagagtctactccg catcaatcgggggcggcgtcgaaccatgtcgaagggtcgccggcatcgaacgtcgggccatccccacctggaccgtcgccgggatcgcacgctGGGGCGTCCCACCCCTCACAGTCGCCGTGA